A single genomic interval of Phocoena sinus isolate mPhoSin1 chromosome 15, mPhoSin1.pri, whole genome shotgun sequence harbors:
- the ASIP gene encoding agouti-signaling protein isoform X2, whose product MDVTRLLLATLLVCLCFLTAYSHLAPEEKPRDEKSLRSNSSMNLLDFPSVSIVVSGSRSAARLTRTCWPKSQDVIYPANPSSSPLPWGFLEPPLLLPLRCSSGPSETGFAPSLFEAQNKKSKKISRKEAEKKRSSKKKASMKKVAQPQPPPPGPCVATRDSCKPPAPRCCDPCAFCQCRFFRSACSCRVLNPTC is encoded by the exons ATGGATGTCACACGCCTCCTCCTGGCTACCCTGCTGGTATGCCTGTGCTTCCTCACTGCCTACAGCCACCTGGCACCTGAggaaaagcccagagatgaaaaGAGCCTAAGGAGCAACTCTTCCATGAACCTGTTGGATTTCCCTTCTGTCTCTATTGTGG TCTCTGGCTCCAGGTCTGCAGCCAggctaacaagaacctgctggcCTAAgtcccaagatgtgatctatccagcCAACCCTTCATCTTCTCCCCTACCCTGGGGCTTCCTGGAGCCCCCTCTGCTCCTCCCACTTCGTTGCAGCTCAGGGCCCTCAGAGACTGGCTTTGCTCCTTCTCTCTTTGAAGCACAGAACAAGAAATCCAAAAAGATCAGCAGAAAAGAAgcggaaaaaaaaagatcttccaAG AAAAAGGCTTCGATGAAGAAGGTGGCACAGCCCCAGCCCCCGCCGCCTGGCCCCTGCGTGGCCACCCGCGACAGCTGCAAGCCGCCGGCGCCCCGCTGCTGCGACCCGTGCGCCTTCTGCCAGTGCCGCTTCTTCCGCAGCGCCTGTTCCTGCCGCGTGCTCAACCCCACCTGCTGA
- the ASIP gene encoding agouti-signaling protein isoform X4 — translation MDVTRLLLATLLVCLCFLTAYSHLAPEEKPRDEKSLRSNSSMNLLDFPSVSIVAQNKKSKKISRKEAEKKRSSKKKASMKKVAQPQPPPPGPCVATRDSCKPPAPRCCDPCAFCQCRFFRSACSCRVLNPTC, via the exons ATGGATGTCACACGCCTCCTCCTGGCTACCCTGCTGGTATGCCTGTGCTTCCTCACTGCCTACAGCCACCTGGCACCTGAggaaaagcccagagatgaaaaGAGCCTAAGGAGCAACTCTTCCATGAACCTGTTGGATTTCCCTTCTGTCTCTATTGTGG CACAGAACAAGAAATCCAAAAAGATCAGCAGAAAAGAAgcggaaaaaaaaagatcttccaAG AAAAAGGCTTCGATGAAGAAGGTGGCACAGCCCCAGCCCCCGCCGCCTGGCCCCTGCGTGGCCACCCGCGACAGCTGCAAGCCGCCGGCGCCCCGCTGCTGCGACCCGTGCGCCTTCTGCCAGTGCCGCTTCTTCCGCAGCGCCTGTTCCTGCCGCGTGCTCAACCCCACCTGCTGA